The Desmonostoc muscorum LEGE 12446 genome includes a region encoding these proteins:
- a CDS encoding aldo/keto reductase, with translation MVITQRRKLGRSGLEVSPISFGGNVFGWTIDENTSFEILDNFIAAGGNFIDTADVYSKWVPGNQGGESETILGKWLKQRGHRDQVVIATKVGSDMGVKGKGLSHKHIQQGIEDSLQRLQTDYIDLYQSHIDDESTPIEETLETYASLIRQGKVRAIGASNYSGSRLLQALEISRQHSYPRYESLQPRYNLYDRDGYEQDLQQISQEHEIGVISYSSIASGFLSGKYRSEKDLSISARGNAIKKYLNPRGFAILEAIYRVAKTYNSTPTQVSLAWLIANPTITAPIVSATNLDQLNDIIKAVNLHLDQDAISLLNQASS, from the coding sequence ATGGTCATTACACAAAGACGTAAACTTGGGCGTTCAGGACTAGAAGTCTCACCAATATCCTTTGGTGGCAACGTTTTTGGGTGGACAATTGATGAGAATACTTCATTTGAGATTTTAGATAACTTCATAGCGGCTGGAGGTAATTTTATTGACACAGCCGATGTTTATTCTAAATGGGTTCCAGGAAACCAAGGTGGAGAATCTGAGACAATTTTAGGAAAATGGCTCAAGCAGCGTGGTCATCGTGACCAAGTGGTGATTGCAACTAAAGTTGGCAGCGATATGGGTGTTAAAGGCAAAGGACTTTCTCATAAACACATCCAACAAGGTATTGAAGACTCATTGCAAAGGTTACAAACTGATTATATCGATCTATATCAATCGCATATTGACGATGAAAGTACTCCAATTGAAGAGACTCTTGAAACCTACGCTTCATTGATTCGTCAGGGAAAAGTACGTGCGATTGGTGCTTCAAATTATAGTGGTTCTCGTCTGCTACAGGCATTAGAAATCAGCCGTCAGCATAGCTATCCTCGCTACGAAAGCCTTCAGCCCCGTTATAACTTGTATGACCGAGATGGTTATGAGCAGGATTTACAACAAATTTCCCAAGAACATGAAATTGGTGTGATTAGTTATTCTTCCATTGCTAGTGGCTTTTTATCTGGTAAATACCGCTCAGAAAAAGATTTGTCTATTAGTGCCCGTGGTAATGCGATAAAAAAATATTTAAATCCTCGTGGTTTCGCAATTTTAGAGGCAATCTATCGAGTAGCAAAAACTTATAATTCTACTCCCACCCAAGTTTCTCTGGCGTGGCTAATTGCTAATCCGACCATCACCGCTCCTATTGTTAGTGCAACAAACCTCGATCAACTCAACGATATCATCAAAGCTGTCAATCTTCATCTCGACCAAGATGCTATTAGTCTTCTCAATCAAGCCAGTTCATAA
- a CDS encoding exosortase-dependent surface protein XDP2 — translation MRTIFAKTIAIATSAASISITSLMVIAPAQAASFTGFSFKTNVTATPINDPTGNLLNDPTRDIRLDSVEFNGRSISNFEVVKQAEILQNDTYTLPDSSVLGVLNSGRGLNTADDDLLVEGPSKPNPTAQDIADSLGNLNLNSILVTRENANKASIEVSFANPVNTFFFWERGGTAGGTVAGDSDLLVEALDDNNAVIATYKILRQNYTKADYNISTVVAPILNNGPFNIGSIGITLDGITTKTLRLTSSNNNGLIPNIPNDNGPDFKVVAAKVEVVPEPTTIVGVLVASGLGIILKRKRTVTP, via the coding sequence ATGAGAACTATCTTTGCAAAAACGATCGCGATCGCCACAAGTGCTGCTTCTATATCAATAACCTCCCTAATGGTGATAGCACCTGCTCAGGCAGCATCATTTACCGGATTTTCGTTTAAAACTAATGTCACAGCTACTCCTATTAACGACCCTACAGGAAATCTGCTTAATGATCCTACAAGGGATATCCGCCTGGACTCAGTGGAATTTAATGGAAGAAGCATTAGCAATTTTGAAGTTGTCAAGCAAGCAGAGATTCTGCAAAACGACACTTACACGCTCCCCGATAGCAGTGTACTAGGCGTACTGAATTCAGGACGAGGCCTCAATACTGCCGACGACGACTTGCTTGTAGAAGGACCTTCAAAACCAAACCCAACCGCTCAAGACATTGCTGACAGTTTGGGCAACTTAAATCTGAATAGCATTTTGGTAACGCGAGAAAATGCAAATAAAGCTAGCATCGAGGTCTCTTTCGCAAATCCCGTGAATACCTTCTTTTTTTGGGAGCGTGGCGGAACAGCAGGTGGAACAGTTGCAGGCGATAGCGATTTATTAGTTGAAGCTTTGGATGACAATAATGCAGTTATAGCAACTTACAAAATATTGAGGCAAAACTACACAAAAGCCGACTATAACATCAGTACTGTGGTTGCTCCTATCCTTAACAATGGGCCTTTCAATATTGGTTCTATCGGTATTACTTTGGATGGAATCACCACCAAAACACTGCGATTAACCAGCTCTAACAATAACGGGCTGATTCCTAATATTCCTAACGATAACGGGCCAGATTTCAAGGTTGTGGCAGCAAAAGTTGAAGTTGTTCCCGAACCCACTACTATTGTGGGCGTACTAGTAGCCAGTGGCTTAGGGATTATCTTAAAGCGTAAAAGAACAGTTACACCCTGA
- a CDS encoding AAA-like domain-containing protein, which produces MRYQVGGSLHTNDPTYIVRQADNKLYTSLKAGHFCYVFSSRQMGKSSLLQRTSHRLKQEGYKCVYLNVTQLVSDDITPAQWYKSIIISLLYGLNLAEQVNFNQWWKMQASLYPLQKLYQFVEEILLPNVKSDRQTEGIFIFIDEIDSLLSLNFPVNDFFVWIRYCYNQQAYHSNFQRLGFALFGVASPSGLIADKHQTPFNIGTAIELFDFQLDEAKPLLEGLKKVISQPEVVLQEIIYWSGGQPFLTQKLCQLVMQTALKTSTGKIDLSPKTEACWVEELVRSHIIQDWESQDEPQHFRTIRDRLLFFNQQQAGRLLSLYHQILQAEVAEAYSSKRSAEIRGKRTTSAPCPIPIDDSPEQTELLLSGLVEKHNGYLRIKNPIYQTIFNFEWVLTHRNSATRGAMLSPQ; this is translated from the coding sequence ATGAGATACCAAGTTGGCGGTAGTCTCCACACCAATGATCCCACGTACATTGTACGTCAGGCAGACAACAAACTTTATACTAGTTTGAAAGCTGGTCATTTTTGCTACGTCTTCAGCTCTCGCCAAATGGGTAAATCATCTTTATTACAGCGAACAAGTCATCGCCTCAAGCAAGAAGGCTATAAATGTGTTTACTTAAATGTGACGCAATTAGTTAGTGACGATATTACACCAGCACAATGGTATAAAAGCATCATCATCAGCTTGTTATACGGCTTAAATTTGGCAGAACAGGTTAACTTTAACCAGTGGTGGAAGATGCAAGCGAGTCTTTATCCTCTGCAAAAACTATACCAGTTTGTTGAAGAAATTTTGCTACCAAATGTCAAGAGCGATCGTCAAACAGAGGGTATTTTCATCTTCATTGATGAGATTGATAGTCTGCTGAGTTTGAATTTTCCTGTTAACGACTTTTTTGTCTGGATTCGTTATTGCTACAATCAACAGGCATACCACTCAAATTTCCAACGTTTGGGGTTTGCATTATTTGGAGTAGCCAGTCCATCGGGCTTAATTGCAGACAAACACCAAACACCTTTTAACATTGGTACGGCTATAGAGTTATTTGACTTTCAATTAGATGAAGCTAAACCATTGCTAGAAGGGTTAAAGAAAGTCATCAGCCAACCAGAAGTTGTGTTGCAAGAGATTATCTACTGGAGTGGGGGACAACCTTTTTTAACCCAAAAACTCTGTCAGCTAGTTATGCAAACTGCCTTAAAAACATCAACTGGGAAAATTGATTTATCTCCCAAAACTGAAGCGTGTTGGGTAGAAGAATTGGTGCGATCGCACATTATCCAAGACTGGGAATCACAAGATGAACCACAACACTTTCGCACCATTCGCGATCGCCTACTTTTTTTCAACCAACAGCAGGCAGGACGCTTACTAAGTCTTTATCACCAGATATTGCAAGCAGAGGTAGCAGAGGCGTACAGTAGTAAAAGATCAGCAGAAATACGGGGAAAAAGAACAACTAGTGCCCCATGTCCTATACCTATTGACGATAGCCCAGAACAGACAGAGCTTTTACTATCGGGATTAGTCGAGAAGCACAACGGCTATCTGAGAATTAAAAATCCTATTTACCAGACTATCTTCAATTTTGAATGGGTGTTAACTCACCGAAACAGTGCTACAAGGGGAGCAATGCTCAGTCCTCAATAA
- a CDS encoding bifunctional metallophosphatase/5'-nucleotidase, whose protein sequence is MTTTTERFKKFTILHSNDMHGDFLAEAKGAEGHLIGGLSLLSGYLNKVRQEEKNTLFVISGDMVQGSMIDTEYKGISTIEIMNYLAPDVVTLGNHELDYGFPHLLFLEKMANFPIVNANLYIKKYNKRLMNPYLILNVDGFDIMFIGIVTEEVLNSLRLDTSIGTFVSLEDAAAEVGKICDAYKNDDIDLTILLTHIGFEQDQKLAAMLDPVWGVDMIIGGHSHTFLEQPAEVNNILITQAGVGTDQIGRFDITVDDDTNSIVEWKWQLIPVDKNLAEPDAELEKFINLFKEEVDRKYNRLICRLTRQLTHPQREVETELGNLITDSLAESVMSDVVLVASGSIRVKQLGPLVTLSDLKGAYPYDGPLFRLKVTGQQLTQIFTHIMRAENRKPGESQCFQVNKGIKAVYNDVEKRLESLSINETPVQADKQYTICLQEYFYKSSTLCLGITPEELTKLGDAKVVTTSAQNVLEEYFSSHQLLNSDVEGRLIYK, encoded by the coding sequence ATGACAACGACTACAGAGCGGTTCAAAAAGTTTACGATTTTACATTCCAATGATATGCATGGAGACTTTTTGGCAGAAGCTAAGGGTGCCGAGGGTCATCTAATTGGTGGGCTGTCGCTGCTGTCAGGATATCTGAATAAGGTGCGTCAAGAAGAGAAAAATACACTTTTTGTCATTTCTGGCGATATGGTTCAGGGATCTATGATTGATACTGAATACAAAGGTATTTCAACTATAGAAATCATGAATTACCTCGCTCCTGACGTAGTAACTTTAGGAAACCACGAATTAGATTATGGTTTTCCTCACTTACTTTTCTTGGAAAAGATGGCGAATTTTCCCATCGTCAATGCCAACTTATATATTAAAAAGTACAATAAACGATTGATGAATCCTTATCTAATCCTAAATGTAGATGGATTTGATATTATGTTCATCGGAATTGTAACTGAAGAAGTGCTTAACTCCTTAAGACTTGACACGAGTATTGGTACATTTGTCAGTTTGGAAGATGCCGCAGCAGAAGTAGGTAAGATTTGCGATGCATACAAAAATGATGATATTGATCTAACAATTCTGCTGACACATATCGGTTTTGAACAAGATCAAAAACTAGCTGCAATGCTAGATCCGGTCTGGGGTGTAGATATGATAATTGGTGGGCACTCTCATACATTTTTAGAACAACCAGCCGAAGTCAATAACATTTTGATTACACAAGCAGGAGTTGGTACAGACCAAATTGGACGTTTCGATATTACGGTGGACGACGATACTAACAGCATTGTTGAGTGGAAGTGGCAACTCATCCCTGTGGATAAAAATCTTGCAGAGCCAGATGCCGAACTAGAAAAGTTTATTAATCTTTTCAAAGAAGAGGTAGACCGCAAATATAATCGACTGATTTGCCGATTAACACGTCAATTGACCCATCCTCAGCGTGAAGTAGAAACTGAATTGGGTAACTTAATTACTGATAGTTTGGCTGAATCAGTTATGTCTGATGTAGTGTTGGTAGCAAGTGGTTCAATACGTGTAAAGCAGTTAGGTCCTTTAGTTACATTGAGCGATCTTAAAGGAGCTTACCCTTATGACGGTCCACTTTTTAGACTTAAAGTTACTGGTCAACAACTCACTCAGATATTTACACATATCATGAGAGCAGAAAACAGAAAACCAGGTGAAAGTCAATGTTTTCAGGTAAATAAAGGTATTAAGGCAGTTTACAATGATGTAGAAAAAAGGCTTGAGTCTTTAAGTATTAATGAAACTCCCGTGCAGGCAGATAAGCAATACACCATCTGTCTACAGGAATATTTTTACAAAAGCTCAACTTTATGTCTAGGTATAACCCCTGAAGAATTA